From the genome of Erythrobacter litoralis, one region includes:
- a CDS encoding demethoxyubiquinone hydroxylase family protein: MNRDELHRMIRVDQAGEFGATRIYEGQIAVMGDRGPHSAEIRHMAEQEEGHRARFDEMLVARGVRPTALHPFWSAAGYALGAGTALLGPEAAMACTAAVEEEIDKHYSEQLDRLTETGADPELAEMIEEFREDERQHRDAALANGAEQAPAYPLLAGAIKLGCRIAIKVSERI; the protein is encoded by the coding sequence ATGAACCGCGATGAACTTCACCGCATGATCCGGGTCGACCAGGCTGGCGAGTTTGGTGCAACCCGCATCTATGAAGGCCAGATCGCCGTGATGGGCGATCGTGGGCCCCATTCGGCCGAAATCCGCCACATGGCCGAGCAGGAGGAAGGTCATCGCGCCCGCTTCGACGAAATGCTGGTTGCGCGCGGCGTGCGCCCGACGGCGCTGCATCCGTTCTGGTCCGCGGCGGGTTATGCGCTCGGCGCGGGCACGGCGCTGCTCGGCCCCGAGGCCGCGATGGCGTGCACCGCCGCGGTGGAGGAGGAGATCGACAAGCATTATTCCGAACAGCTCGACCGGCTGACCGAGACTGGGGCCGATCCCGAGCTGGCCGAGATGATCGAGGAATTCCGCGAGGACGAACGCCAGCATCGCGACGCCGCGCTCGCCAACGGAGCCGAACAGGCTCCGGCCTATCCGCTGCTTGCAGGCGCGATCAAGCTCGGCTGCCGCATCGCGATCAAGGTTTCCGAGCGGATCTGA
- a CDS encoding S41 family peptidase, producing MKIAGLLRSAALVTAVALVPATTASMAQIDGRAGPEFAKLFATYQRVKASYVEDVSDEKLVRGAIDGMLAALDPHSAYLDGSDLERLNTLIDGNYSGLGLSVVMEDGAVKVVSPFKGSPADKAGVKAGDYITHLDGELIYGGDLDEAVARMRGKAGTSIELTIFRTGREEPFEVAVTRGVIELEPVTHELAAGNIGIITVNEFSADVGADVFRAWANIREEATGRVSGLVLDLRANPGGSLDEAVALSDLFLDSGRIVSQRGRARGETLLYDAETVFRGDMAEGVPLIVLIDAGSASASEIVAGALQDHRRALVMGERSFGKGSVQSLLPLGPNAALKLTTARYYTPKGNSVQEGGIKPDIAVPQLSDPDLALRQKYLTRESDLRGHLINEIGIEDEELENDAVKDPRFQLTAEELEEKGIEDFQLHYALETLRRTTKSSVALRD from the coding sequence ATGAAAATTGCCGGACTGCTGCGCAGCGCAGCGCTCGTCACCGCCGTCGCTCTCGTGCCCGCCACCACCGCGAGCATGGCCCAGATCGATGGGCGCGCCGGACCCGAATTCGCCAAGCTTTTCGCCACATACCAGCGGGTGAAGGCGAGCTATGTCGAGGACGTGTCCGACGAAAAGCTCGTGCGCGGTGCGATCGACGGGATGCTCGCGGCGCTCGATCCGCATTCGGCCTATCTCGACGGCAGCGATCTCGAACGGCTCAACACGCTGATCGACGGCAATTATTCCGGTCTCGGCCTGTCGGTCGTGATGGAGGACGGCGCGGTCAAGGTCGTCTCGCCGTTCAAGGGCAGCCCGGCGGACAAGGCTGGCGTCAAGGCGGGCGACTACATCACCCATCTTGACGGCGAACTGATCTATGGCGGAGATCTCGACGAAGCGGTCGCGCGGATGCGAGGAAAGGCCGGGACCTCGATCGAACTGACGATTTTCCGCACCGGGCGCGAGGAGCCTTTCGAAGTCGCGGTGACGCGCGGCGTGATCGAACTCGAGCCGGTCACCCACGAACTCGCCGCCGGCAATATCGGGATCATCACGGTCAACGAATTCTCTGCCGATGTCGGCGCCGACGTGTTCCGCGCCTGGGCGAACATCCGGGAAGAAGCCACCGGGCGTGTCTCGGGCCTCGTGCTCGACCTTCGCGCTAATCCGGGCGGGAGCCTGGATGAGGCGGTCGCACTTTCCGACCTCTTCCTCGATTCGGGCCGCATCGTCTCCCAACGCGGCCGCGCGCGCGGCGAAACGCTGCTCTACGATGCGGAAACCGTGTTCCGCGGCGACATGGCCGAAGGTGTGCCGCTGATTGTGCTGATCGATGCAGGGTCGGCCTCCGCTTCCGAGATCGTGGCCGGGGCGCTGCAGGATCACCGCCGCGCGCTCGTCATGGGCGAACGCAGCTTTGGCAAGGGCTCGGTCCAGTCGCTCCTGCCGCTCGGGCCGAATGCAGCGCTCAAACTTACGACCGCGCGCTATTACACGCCCAAGGGCAATTCGGTGCAGGAAGGCGGGATCAAGCCCGACATCGCCGTGCCGCAGCTGTCCGATCCCGACCTCGCGCTGCGCCAGAAATACCTCACCCGCGAAAGCGACCTGCGCGGCCATCTCATCAACGAGATCGGTATCGAGGACGAGGAGCTGGAGAACGATGCGGTCAAGGATCCGCGCTTCCAGCTTACCGCCGAGGAGCTCGAGGAGAAGGGCATCGAGGATTTCCAGCTGCATTACGCGCTCGAAACCCTGCGTCGCACGACCAAGAGCTCGGTCGCGCTTCGCGATTGA
- a CDS encoding NAD-dependent epimerase/dehydratase family protein produces MRNVLVTGSAGFIGYHLSQLLLAEGFRVVGYDGLTDYYDVRLKERRHQMLLQHEQFRAKVGLLEDFDTLHALVAEERPDIIVHLAAQAGVRYSLENPRAYVEANLVGTFNVMECARELEVQHLLMASTSSVYGANTDMPFHERQKTDTPLTLYAATKKANEAMAHSYAHLWNLPTTMFRFFTVYGPWGRPDMALFKFTRGILEGTPIDIYNQGEMYRDFTYVADLVRGIRLLIDTPPERPADPEDIAEHDSLSPAAPWRVVNIGNSDKVRLMDFVEAIEAECGREAVKNFMPMQKGDVPATWADATLLKELTGYAPQTGIREGVKAFVSWYRDYYEI; encoded by the coding sequence TTGCGCAACGTGCTCGTGACCGGTTCAGCCGGTTTCATAGGTTATCACTTGTCTCAATTGTTGTTGGCCGAAGGGTTCCGGGTCGTCGGCTACGACGGCCTGACAGACTATTACGATGTTCGGCTCAAGGAGCGCCGGCATCAAATGCTTCTGCAACATGAGCAGTTTCGCGCGAAGGTGGGCCTGCTTGAGGATTTCGACACGCTCCATGCGCTTGTTGCTGAAGAGCGGCCAGATATAATTGTGCATTTAGCTGCGCAAGCAGGGGTTCGCTACAGCCTCGAAAACCCGCGAGCCTACGTCGAAGCCAATCTCGTCGGCACGTTCAACGTGATGGAATGCGCTCGCGAGCTCGAAGTCCAGCACCTGCTCATGGCCTCGACCAGCTCGGTTTACGGCGCAAACACGGACATGCCATTTCATGAGCGGCAGAAGACCGACACGCCGCTGACTCTCTACGCCGCGACCAAGAAAGCCAACGAGGCGATGGCGCATTCCTATGCCCATCTGTGGAACCTGCCGACCACGATGTTCCGCTTCTTCACCGTATACGGCCCTTGGGGAAGGCCCGACATGGCGCTCTTCAAGTTCACTCGCGGGATCCTAGAGGGCACTCCGATCGACATCTACAACCAGGGCGAGATGTACCGCGACTTCACCTATGTCGCTGACCTCGTGCGCGGCATCAGGTTGCTGATCGACACGCCGCCGGAGCGCCCGGCAGATCCGGAGGACATCGCCGAGCATGACAGTCTTTCTCCGGCAGCGCCGTGGCGAGTTGTCAATATAGGCAATTCGGACAAGGTCCGCCTGATGGATTTCGTGGAAGCGATCGAGGCGGAATGCGGCCGCGAGGCGGTTAAGAACTTCATGCCGATGCAGAAGGGCGACGTACCCGCCACCTGGGCAGATGCGACCCTGCTGAAGGAACTGACCGGCTACGCGCCGCAGACCGGAATACGCGAAGGGGTCAAGGCCTTCGTGTCCTGGTATCGAGACTACTACGAAATCTGA
- a CDS encoding disulfide bond formation protein B, translating into MAGLKEARLLAVAIPAALLGGAYVSQYGFGLYPCEMCWWQRYPHFAGLALGLASFIAAPPRVWSALAGLAIITSGLIGGFHAGVEYGWWQGITGCAKVAGGLDVLDPSAAPLVRCDQAPWSLFGISLAGWNFLFSSIGGIAILVLSAKKEQA; encoded by the coding sequence ATGGCTGGATTGAAAGAGGCGCGGCTGCTCGCCGTTGCCATTCCCGCGGCCCTGCTCGGCGGGGCCTATGTGTCTCAATACGGCTTTGGCCTGTATCCGTGCGAAATGTGCTGGTGGCAGCGCTACCCACATTTTGCAGGCCTGGCGCTTGGCCTCGCATCCTTCATCGCCGCGCCGCCGCGCGTGTGGAGCGCGCTCGCCGGGCTGGCGATCATCACGTCCGGCCTGATCGGCGGCTTTCACGCCGGAGTCGAATATGGCTGGTGGCAGGGGATCACCGGTTGCGCAAAGGTGGCGGGCGGGCTCGACGTGCTCGATCCCTCCGCCGCGCCGCTGGTCCGCTGCGACCAGGCACCGTGGAGTCTTTTCGGCATCTCGCTCGCCGGCTGGAATTTCCTCTTTTCATCCATCGGGGGCATCGCCATCTTGGTCCTGTCAGCGAAGAAGGAGCAGGCATGA